TTCATTATCAGGTGAGATTTTCGTGTTTGTTTCCCCTCGATATTCATTgaagtttatttattgttaatttttaagaaaaaggcAATTTGTTTACGAAAACCACATCCTGCCTCGAGGATATAGAGAACCCCACGCACCCCGTCTCATCttagtttcttcttcgtctcttctatccattcttcccttgggGCAAGAAATTACACCTATCCCTTGGCACCTCCGCCAACCCACGGCATCCACCTGTCCCATTTGGCGCCATCTGCCGTGGCCTCTTCATAGCCCAACATACTGACGAGCGTCGGTCACGATCTTTCAGATCTTCAGGACGCCGACGTTCCGGAAGATAGCGTCAATGATACCGACAGTAAGAGAAGAATGCCTCCGGCAGCAAGTAAGTTGATCTTACATTTATTTCAGACTAGACTAGACGAcgttataaaatgaaaaaagagagaaagaggatcTTTGAGGGGTACTAGACGATCCTGACTaggattattttaattgtgtttccttatttcttttgatactTAACTTAAATCTCATCCGTCTTTCCATCCAGATTGGGTGAGAGCACAGGGACCTAAAGAGCCGTTGCTCCATGCCAAGCCATTCAAGTTGGCGCTCAAGAAATCCGGTGCTTTCAGATTGGCCAGTAACTCACCGTCAAATCATCCCACGCTGACGGTCAATACTCCGACCCAGGACTCGTCTCCGAACAGGATCAGTTAccgcctcctccgccaccGACAGCATCAAACTCTTATCTGACTTCTCATTCTGAATTCTGACACCTATCTTGATTTCGCTGGTCATCAAGCTAAACCTAAAGTAGCAACATTGAAAGTTTGattttcaacaataaaatgGCCTCATTCCGGCAACTCAGATATCGTTCGGTTCGAGTGACAGCACAGTAGCCCTAAAATTTCTGTTGCCTCACAGTTATCGAAGGTATCGGACTTCAATCGGGACAGGATGGCAAGGAATAGAGATGTGTAGCCAAGTTACAACATCAATTGTTCACAGTTTAATAAACTGATGTCAAGTAGGTCCtttcatttcaatcatttgtttgtgtttaaagatatttttaagttatttctAGGGAATtcgaaaaagctaaaaaaaacagTGTTGATTCTGCTCAAGTAAACTCGGGAAAGAGTGGCCGCCTAAATCACCCTTAATCTTTATGAATCCATTGTCACTTCATACAGATAGACAGATAAACATTATAGTTTCCATGTGGTGCAAATAACTATTTGACtgtttattctctttttattgctTGTTGAGTATTCTGGTTGTGCTGAAATTTTACTAAGAAAAATGCACTCAAGTGTTCTTTTAAACGGATCCATgcagaaagaggaaaaatcaGACAAAGTAACAAGAATGTTCCACCACAGTAAATATATCTTAAACAATATGTCAAACTGAATCCgataaattataatttttgatttcatcaagTACTTTTCATGAAACCAAACTCTGATTCCAATACACAAATTCCAAACAAACACCactttttttacagtttttcgCAACGAGAAGCTCAGTTGCTTTATAGAACTTCTTTCTGTTTCGCCGTAGTTTTCTTGGCTTTCTTTGCGGGTGCAGGAGTGGCAATTAACGTTTCTTCTACTTCCCATAGCCCAGCACTTGAAGAAGGCATCGATTTAGAATCAACTTCAGCCACCTCCCATGTTTAATCCTCTTTATTCAGGTCTAAATACTAACGGATCAACCATTCTTGTAAGATTTAAACAGTTAATTGGTTGGGGATGAAATGAAACTTACATCATGcgactctttctctttccttcgTATGACTCGCTTCCCTCTAAAGTGTAGATTGaaggattatttttttgaaatttttctcggATATATTTCTAATCGATGTCGCCGATGTTTTggtttctacatttttttatcagaCCGAGTATTAAATGTTTATCCTCATCAGACCACccaagttttcaaatttcagggTTCAGTTTTCGTTTGTAGTTACGGAAGCAGTCAAAGGGTTAAACGACCCTTATTTATCCCTGTCCGACTTCAAATTAATCCCCTTTGTTCCCGTATTTACTAACGGATTCCtgaatgaaaaagtttttttttttttgttgtaaacaaaaatcaaatttagatTACTACTATAGACCTTATTCCAATGCAAAAGTATGGGTCAAGCCGACCCCCTAGCGGCGCGTTTCAGTGTGAAGGAGTGCCGTGAACAGCCGCTTCTGTTTTTGCTCGCCCGATGTGGTTTGCGCATAGCCTTCTCAATGGTAGCAGGCGACTACCACATTTTTCGTAAGTTTTCTGTCATTTGTTAGATTACGCGATTTCGAACAACATACAAGAAATGGGAAAGATAAGAATGTGTTGTATTTGTGGTATTTCTTCagattttataaaaagaaggaTAGAAATTCCcgtagtttttttaattttccaaacccgaaaatcaaaaagttagTGCCATTAAGGATCTGTTGGAAAGGAGGCTTGTTGCATGGAAAGAAGTTGTTGGAACTAATTATGATAATGTCCCTATTGGACTGACTTGTGTTTGTTCTGACCACTTCCAATCAGGTAAACTGTAGTTGTATTAAAACACTGAAAACTTTTATGTAACATAATGTATTTTAGGTAAACCAGCTCATTTTTGCAATGAAAACGATATTGATTGGATACCATCAAAGAATTTGGATCTGTTGGTCActaacaaaacaagaaacactCAAAATGCTAACGAACATTCACACAATGACAATGGTAGATACATTTTGATAACATTTATGTTAACTACTTTTGATTAACCAATAGTGTGATTTCCAGATGAAGAATCAAATGTTGATGTCACCTTACTTGATGATGATAGTAatgttggttgttttttattgagcTCACAACGACTCCCAACTGTCAGATTGTGCTTCCTTCATCAACAGTGACATAGCTTCATCATCGGACATTGTTGAAAACTACAGCACTGCAGCTACAGAGTACAGCAGTTCACAGACTAATCGTAGTAAGAAcagtaaaatgaaattgaattaacaattaaatgtATTCTAATCAGCATATGTTGTAGGTAtagatttcatttcaacaGCCTTGAAAtacagaaatgaaataacaagCTTGATCAACGACTTGAGAAAAGCTGGTGTTAAAAACCCACAAGAATGTAAGTTGGGTGACTTTATTAATTTTCATGAACAGGATACTGAAATGCAGGAGAATAGTGAACGTCATATAGGTAATTGCAGTGTAACAGTTGTTGATTACTACTACTAAGACATATCTTGTTTAGATGATTCTCAAACCGCTAATAATGCCACCACTTCCTTTGCCACGGACAGTTCAACGGAAGGTTCACAAGACGAACTGGGCGTCTCTGCTGATAATTCCAAGCCCGCGGATAACGATACACAACAACTGAAGGAGTTAATTGCTtcattggaagaaaaattacaaaagaaaaaactgattAATCAGATCACAGATAACGATAAGATGACTAAGTTTTATACTGGTCTCAAGTCATGGAAGCTTTTTCTGATTATTTATAGATTTGTGTTGCCTgggattcaattttttagttCGCCAAACACAAGCAAGAAATCACTTCCTCCAATGGAGCAGTTTCTCCTAGTTTTGATGCGCTTACGTTTGAACCTATCCGAACAAGATTTGGCATATAGATTCAACATATCTCAGGGTACGGTTTCCAAACACTTAAGGCTCTGGATTGACGTAATGTTCGTTCGCTTAGGAAGTGTTTTAATGTTGTGGCCAACTCCCGAAAGTCTTTTGAATTCAACACCTACTCCTTTCAAGAAGAAGTTTCCCCGATGCGTTAGCATTAttgattgttttgaaattggtattgAAAGATTTAAACACTTACTAGCCCGTTGCTCAACGTACTCACATTACAAAGGAAGAAATACCATTAAATCCCTCATTTCTATTACTCCTCGCGGAgcaatttctttcatttcgcaAGGCTACGGAGGTCGTAGTACAGATGTACAAATCACTTTAGATCCTAAAAATCGGAGTAACGAAAAGTTTTTTGACAACATTAGAGAAGGCGATGAGATTCTGGCTGATAGAGGTTGGGTAGGTCCATTGATTGATCAGGAAATTAAATTGAGAAAAGCTACTCTAATTACACCAGCATTTCTTGGCCGAAGATCCCGTTTGACAAGACACGAAACTGTTTTCTCCCGTAAGGTATCAAATGTCAGAATTCACGTAGAGCGAGTAATAGGAAAATTGCGCATGACTTACACTATCTTGAACAATAAAGTTCCAGTAAATTTATTGAGAtcggatgaagaaaaaattaccctCTTTGATAAATTGTCTATGTGTGTTGCTGCTTGCACAACGCTAATCCTAGCGTTGTTCCTGGCTCTTAAACAACTGTACCACTGCTCAAGTGTGTCATTTTAGACGCGATTGAATAAACTTAAGATAGTCttgttttcaatttgtaatgttcaaatttttactaCATTCAAGGCTTTAGGAGGTCTTCCACGCCTTTTTTTCATCACATATTCTGAACCGCTTGCAGCGTTGGAACGTTTTAAGGTAAGATCCACT
The window above is part of the Daphnia pulex isolate KAP4 chromosome 3, ASM2113471v1 genome. Proteins encoded here:
- the LOC124189930 gene encoding uncharacterized protein LOC124189930, with the protein product MQENSERHIDDSQTANNATTSFATDSSTEGSQDELGVSADNSKPADNDTQQLKELIASLEEKLQKKKLINQITDNDKMTKFYTGLNSPNTSKKSLPPMEQFLLVLMRLRLNLSEQDLAYRFNISQGSVLMLWPTPESLLNSTPTPFKKKFPRCVSIIDCFEIGIERFKHLLARCSTYSHYKGRNTIKSLISITPRGAISFISQGYGGRSTDVQITLDPKNRSNEKFFDNIREGDEILADRGWHFLAEDPV